A genomic region of Aeropyrum pernix K1 contains the following coding sequences:
- a CDS encoding surface layer protein, with protein sequence MRLRASRLFASFFLAFTLLAAPLAGGGAAGAQPSAFVVGPSPTPPVDIVVWLGGFEPYDVVEVWLSTGVSEVLIATLYLGSAGEGVELVGLPRSLEPGVYTLEFRALSGLTASAIVEVVEATITLDKSQVGVGEVLTAEVEGLGGGGVSYAYQLRMGGVTVAVVYPDDSGRAVASFTVPPLPSGVHTVELVYTPPLWLRFQSIYGGEAVLAAAEVEVADGVATIGGAREIAEEVASAYVAPLEERLSLVEQAVEDLGLALDSLEERVGDLEFAVEDLTLQLSSLDSRVGALEDRVADIEGRLEAVEGSLEDLSGAVDAMSQQLQALAEDLESLSSRVEDLEARVGSVEDRLSQAEEDIDSLTTSLDSLRTELEDLSTRLAEAQASLEDLNTRLDQVASTLQQLQQRLATAEESLQALTEDLASLQAEVETLQQSIVEIDRRLGQLRSTVDAVRLEVESLGEKLVQAEEKNQRQDASIEDFQSQIQELRTQLDEKTREAQQTASTASRWSMAAAGASLIALAAAAAAIARVLRG encoded by the coding sequence GTGAGGCTTCGGGCGTCTAGGCTGTTCGCCTCGTTCTTCCTGGCTTTCACCCTCCTGGCCGCCCCGCTTGCGGGGGGCGGTGCTGCCGGGGCCCAGCCCTCGGCTTTTGTAGTGGGCCCCAGCCCCACGCCCCCTGTGGATATTGTGGTCTGGCTGGGCGGGTTCGAGCCCTACGATGTTGTGGAGGTATGGCTGTCAACCGGGGTTTCCGAGGTCCTGATAGCCACCCTATACCTAGGCTCCGCGGGTGAGGGTGTAGAGCTCGTGGGCCTCCCCCGGAGTCTCGAGCCCGGAGTCTACACGCTCGAGTTTCGGGCCCTCTCAGGCCTCACCGCCTCTGCCATCGTAGAGGTTGTGGAGGCCACCATAACGCTCGACAAGAGCCAGGTGGGGGTGGGCGAGGTCCTCACGGCCGAGGTGGAGGGCCTGGGCGGTGGCGGGGTCTCATACGCCTACCAGCTTAGGATGGGGGGAGTGACCGTGGCCGTGGTGTATCCAGACGATAGCGGTAGGGCGGTGGCCAGCTTCACAGTACCACCCCTCCCAAGCGGAGTCCATACTGTGGAGCTGGTCTACACGCCGCCCCTCTGGCTCAGGTTCCAGAGCATTTACGGGGGAGAGGCGGTGCTCGCCGCCGCGGAGGTTGAGGTGGCCGACGGTGTCGCTACAATCGGCGGGGCCAGGGAGATAGCAGAGGAGGTGGCCTCTGCTTACGTCGCCCCCCTTGAGGAGAGGCTTAGCCTGGTTGAGCAGGCCGTGGAGGACCTCGGCCTCGCTCTGGACAGCCTCGAGGAGAGGGTTGGGGACCTTGAGTTCGCGGTGGAGGACCTCACCCTACAGCTATCCAGCCTAGACTCCAGGGTCGGGGCGCTGGAGGATAGAGTGGCGGATATTGAGGGTAGGCTGGAGGCCGTGGAAGGCTCCCTAGAGGACCTCTCGGGCGCTGTGGATGCTATGAGCCAGCAGCTGCAGGCCCTTGCCGAGGACCTGGAGAGCCTAAGTAGCAGGGTCGAGGACCTCGAGGCCAGGGTGGGCAGCGTCGAGGATAGGCTCTCCCAGGCCGAGGAGGATATAGACAGCCTCACCACCAGCCTCGACAGCCTCAGGACAGAGCTCGAGGACCTCTCCACCAGGCTAGCGGAGGCCCAGGCCAGCCTGGAGGACCTCAACACAAGGCTAGACCAGGTAGCCTCAACTCTGCAGCAGCTCCAGCAGAGGCTCGCCACTGCAGAGGAGAGCCTGCAAGCCCTCACCGAGGACCTGGCCAGCCTCCAGGCGGAGGTGGAGACCCTACAGCAGTCCATCGTTGAGATAGACAGGAGGCTAGGCCAGCTAAGGAGCACCGTTGACGCTGTGAGGCTCGAGGTAGAGAGTCTCGGAGAAAAGCTGGTCCAGGCGGAGGAGAAGAACCAGAGGCAGGACGCAAGTATCGAGGACTTCCAGAGCCAGATCCAGGAGCTCAGGACCCAGCTAGATGAGAAGACCAGAGAAGCCCAGCAGACGGCCAGCACAGCCAGCCGCTGGAGCATGGCGGCGGCTGGAGCCTCACTCATAGCCCTAGCAGCAGCCGCAGCAGCGATAGCAAGAGTGTTGAGAGGCTAG
- a CDS encoding PD-(D/E)XK nuclease family protein has translation MSSLSKREIEKILRTLERDREFRYALMGLLGFKELLERFEKLEERQLRLEERFSQLEERQIKLEERFQLLEKRFQRLEERHLRLERRFQKLDERFQRLEQRQLRLEERFQRLEQRFQSLEERYLRLEQRFQRLEERFRLLEERFQKLEQRQLHLEERFQRLEERQLKLEQRFQKLEERHLKLEQRFQRLEEEFRRLSERVLRVEQALVNMMRMMNTIAHRFGILTEEAFRSAMKHVVEEVLGAGVVGRWIHHDKEGIVYGHPSIVEVDVVVKDGQHVLVEIKSQVTQADVAEMHRIGLLYERAEGVKPRLVIVGGFVDERARALAERLGVEIAPITPQ, from the coding sequence ATGTCGAGCCTTTCGAAAAGGGAGATCGAGAAGATACTGAGGACGCTGGAGCGAGATAGGGAGTTCCGCTACGCCCTAATGGGGCTACTGGGCTTCAAAGAGCTGCTTGAGAGGTTTGAGAAGCTTGAGGAGAGGCAGCTCCGCCTAGAGGAGCGGTTCAGTCAGCTGGAGGAGCGTCAAATCAAGCTTGAAGAGAGGTTCCAGCTACTGGAAAAACGTTTCCAGCGGCTTGAGGAGAGGCATTTACGCCTGGAACGGCGGTTCCAAAAGCTTGATGAGCGTTTCCAAAGGCTCGAGCAACGGCAGCTCAGGCTAGAAGAGAGGTTCCAAAGGCTCGAGCAGAGGTTCCAATCCCTTGAAGAACGCTATCTCAGGCTGGAGCAGAGGTTCCAAAGGCTCGAGGAGAGGTTCCGGCTTCTGGAGGAGCGTTTCCAGAAGCTCGAGCAGCGGCAGCTCCACCTCGAGGAGCGTTTCCAGAGGCTTGAGGAGCGCCAGCTCAAGCTAGAGCAGCGGTTCCAAAAGCTTGAAGAACGCCATCTCAAGCTGGAACAGCGTTTCCAGAGGCTTGAGGAGGAGTTTAGGAGGCTCTCCGAGCGGGTTCTACGTGTGGAGCAGGCCCTGGTCAACATGATGAGGATGATGAACACAATAGCCCACAGGTTCGGGATACTCACTGAGGAGGCTTTTAGGAGTGCGATGAAGCACGTGGTTGAAGAGGTCCTGGGTGCAGGCGTGGTCGGCCGCTGGATCCACCATGATAAGGAGGGCATCGTATACGGCCACCCCTCCATCGTTGAGGTCGACGTGGTAGTTAAGGACGGGCAGCACGTGCTCGTAGAGATCAAGTCACAGGTGACTCAGGCGGACGTGGCGGAGATGCACAGGATCGGCCTGCTATATGAGAGGGCGGAGGGCGTGAAGCCGAGGCTCGTAATAGTCGGCGGCTTCGTGGATGAGAGGGCCCGGGCCCTCGCGGAGAGGCTGGGCGTCGAGATCGCCCCGATAACCCCCCAGTAA
- a CDS encoding PLP-dependent cysteine synthase family protein produces the protein MRKGLGSGVYGSILDLVGGTPLLRLGRVERFFRLEGVELYGKLEMFNPGGSVKDRIGLYMLMDARSRGLVEEGAVIIEPTAGNTGVGLALAAIHYGFRLVAVMPSKMSVEKELILRAYGAYVIRTPTAVPPESPLSYYRVAEAVRNLLWMIGGRPGGGEVRKVVEKVQTLVREERVEDLRSILEASVEPTPYAYIPNQYSNPANPRAHEETTGREIWMQTGGRVDVVYAGMGTRGTITGVARYLKRAKPSVRIVGVDPEGSIYSLVKKGMSPHEAAKHARPYKVEGIGEDFIPSTIDLSLVDEVVVVTDQQAFSMARMLARLEGVLAGGSSGAALYAAVKHIKTRRVRGVAVVILPDTGRNYINKLYNDRWMGENGFSTRDEEVLGELL, from the coding sequence GTGCGGAAGGGTCTTGGATCCGGTGTTTACGGGAGTATCCTGGACCTTGTAGGCGGCACCCCCCTTCTCAGGCTGGGCAGGGTGGAGCGTTTCTTCCGGCTAGAGGGTGTGGAGCTCTACGGCAAGCTCGAGATGTTCAACCCTGGGGGTAGCGTGAAGGACAGGATAGGGCTTTACATGCTGATGGACGCTAGGAGCAGGGGGCTTGTTGAGGAGGGCGCGGTTATAATCGAGCCTACAGCCGGCAACACGGGGGTAGGCCTGGCGCTCGCCGCAATACACTACGGCTTCAGGCTTGTCGCTGTTATGCCGTCGAAGATGAGCGTGGAGAAGGAGCTAATACTCAGGGCTTACGGCGCCTACGTCATCAGAACCCCCACAGCAGTCCCCCCGGAGAGCCCCCTCTCCTACTATAGGGTGGCGGAGGCGGTGAGGAACCTGCTATGGATGATAGGCGGCAGGCCCGGTGGGGGGGAGGTGAGGAAGGTTGTGGAGAAGGTGCAGACGCTTGTGAGGGAGGAGAGGGTTGAGGACCTCAGGTCTATACTGGAGGCCAGCGTCGAGCCCACCCCCTACGCCTACATACCAAACCAGTACAGCAACCCGGCGAACCCACGGGCCCACGAGGAGACGACGGGGAGGGAGATATGGATGCAGACTGGCGGCAGGGTTGACGTGGTCTACGCCGGCATGGGGACCAGGGGGACTATAACCGGGGTGGCCCGCTATCTGAAGAGGGCCAAGCCCTCTGTGAGGATTGTGGGCGTGGACCCTGAGGGGAGCATATACAGCCTCGTCAAGAAGGGCATGAGCCCCCACGAGGCAGCGAAGCACGCCAGACCCTACAAGGTGGAGGGGATAGGGGAGGACTTCATACCCTCAACCATAGACCTGAGCCTCGTGGACGAGGTGGTTGTGGTCACGGACCAGCAGGCCTTCTCCATGGCCAGGATGCTGGCCCGGCTCGAGGGTGTGCTGGCGGGGGGCTCCTCGGGCGCCGCCCTCTACGCGGCCGTGAAGCACATAAAGACCAGGAGGGTCAGGGGTGTTGCCGTGGTTATACTCCCCGACACGGGCAGGAACTACATCAACAAGCTCTACAACGACAGGTGGATGGGGGAGAACGGTTTCTCCACTAGGGACGAGGAGGTCCTGGGGGAGCTGCTGTGA
- a CDS encoding cystathionine gamma-synthase, producing MRGFTTKAVHAGEDPRETLHGDVVHPIHLSVTYWKRSVAEAEEGYVYSRTSNPTRDALEKKLAALENARYALAFSSGLAAEATVILALLREGDHIVAFDDLYGGTKRLFQRVMARFGIKVTYVDARDPGNIEKALTPATRMIWLETPTNPLLKLTDIRAAAEIASRAGAYLVVDNTFATPYFQRPLELGADIVVHSATKYLSGHSDLLAGAVMVNSSEVYEKLKYHQNAVGAVPPPLDSYLLMRSLKTLALRMEWHQHNAMKIAEHLESHPKVDRVIYPGLSTHPQHSLAKRQMTGYSGMLSFELKGGAGAAVRFVESLRIIALAESLGGVESLVEIPSLMTHASIPREERLKKGITDGLVRLSVGIEDLEDLIEDIEQALKKT from the coding sequence GTGAGGGGCTTCACCACCAAGGCCGTCCACGCGGGGGAGGACCCCCGGGAGACCCTCCACGGCGACGTCGTCCACCCTATACACCTCTCCGTCACGTATTGGAAGAGGAGTGTGGCTGAGGCCGAGGAGGGCTACGTGTACTCGAGGACCTCCAACCCCACCAGGGACGCCCTTGAGAAGAAGCTGGCCGCCCTCGAGAACGCCAGGTACGCCCTGGCCTTCTCCTCCGGCCTGGCGGCCGAGGCCACCGTCATACTCGCCCTGCTGAGGGAGGGAGACCATATAGTGGCGTTCGACGACCTCTACGGCGGCACCAAGAGGCTCTTCCAGAGGGTGATGGCCCGGTTCGGGATTAAGGTCACCTACGTGGACGCCCGCGACCCCGGGAACATCGAGAAGGCCCTGACACCCGCCACCAGGATGATATGGCTCGAGACCCCCACCAACCCGCTGCTGAAGCTGACCGACATCAGGGCCGCGGCGGAGATAGCGTCCCGGGCGGGGGCTTACCTGGTGGTAGACAACACCTTCGCCACCCCATACTTCCAGAGGCCCCTGGAGCTGGGGGCGGATATAGTGGTGCACAGCGCCACTAAATACCTCTCAGGCCACTCAGACCTCCTCGCGGGGGCCGTGATGGTCAACAGCAGCGAGGTCTACGAGAAGCTCAAGTACCACCAGAACGCCGTCGGCGCCGTCCCACCACCCCTCGACTCCTACCTCCTCATGAGATCCCTCAAAACCCTAGCCCTCAGGATGGAGTGGCACCAGCACAACGCCATGAAGATAGCCGAACACCTAGAGAGCCACCCGAAGGTGGACCGGGTAATCTACCCCGGCCTCTCAACACACCCCCAGCACAGCCTGGCGAAGAGGCAGATGACAGGCTACAGCGGCATGCTCTCCTTCGAGCTCAAGGGGGGCGCCGGGGCGGCGGTCAGGTTCGTAGAGAGCCTCAGGATCATAGCCCTCGCCGAGAGCCTAGGAGGGGTAGAATCCCTAGTGGAGATACCCTCGCTCATGACACACGCCTCAATACCTAGGGAGGAGAGGCTCAAGAAAGGGATAACAGACGGCCTAGTAAGACTCTCAGTAGGCATAGAGGACCTCGAAGACCTCATAGAAGACATAGAACAAGCCCTCAAGAAAACATAG
- the cas6 gene encoding CRISPR-associated endoribonuclease Cas6, with protein MVIGLYKVSLILESTRPLPLLSWSGVVAARIVKECIGGREGLVSVEPLQKEGQPLNASPSKPSTIEEPNILLGATLNTTGFYRLRSSLPGCLDRWGFRVISFEVERWVPRLPRRVTTSRDAIEFTVEYWPTIYMFRSRPILYPSPQRLVYSVFSALARHTGLSLKGYANTLASNVELLGWNGRVGLYSIGRDRKVRAFYGRATYAATARYVELLQLVMEAAQVLHVGKSRGIGFGAVKTGSIM; from the coding sequence ATGGTTATTGGACTGTATAAGGTAAGCCTTATTCTCGAATCGACCAGGCCCCTCCCACTTCTCTCTTGGAGTGGTGTTGTGGCCGCGAGAATAGTGAAAGAGTGTATTGGGGGCCGGGAGGGCCTGGTAAGTGTCGAGCCCCTACAGAAGGAGGGCCAGCCCCTCAATGCCTCTCCTAGCAAGCCATCCACTATTGAAGAACCTAATATCCTCCTAGGGGCAACACTCAACACCACCGGGTTCTATAGGCTGAGGAGCTCGCTGCCTGGTTGTTTGGATCGTTGGGGATTTAGAGTTATCTCCTTCGAGGTCGAGAGATGGGTGCCGCGTCTGCCGCGCCGTGTGACCACCAGTAGAGACGCTATAGAGTTTACAGTTGAATATTGGCCCACTATCTACATGTTTAGAAGCCGTCCCATACTCTACCCAAGCCCCCAGAGGCTGGTCTACAGCGTTTTCTCAGCCCTCGCGAGGCACACAGGCCTAAGCCTCAAGGGGTATGCGAACACTCTAGCTAGCAACGTGGAGCTGCTTGGATGGAACGGGCGTGTCGGCTTGTACAGTATAGGAAGGGACCGAAAGGTGAGGGCTTTCTATGGGAGGGCGACCTATGCCGCTACTGCTAGGTATGTAGAGCTGTTGCAGCTGGTCATGGAAGCGGCTCAGGTTCTCCACGTTGGCAAGAGCAGGGGTATAGGTTTTGGCGCGGTAAAGACCGGCAGCATTATGTAG
- the cas8a2 gene encoding type I-A CRISPR-associated protein Cas8a2/Csa4, with product MVCILYTPGHNLYTDTLILYGIARLLAWSGKVSGEVERVGERYVVKVDADNCHPVSQLPESIRLALRLLQEEQQQVFLGDEGTFYSDLYRLARGSKVGESILNNLRIRVAAKILSNDANILEKYVSPGHKKLQGEFRGRKKGLVTLVLPLGPLYGKFYTWSLKPRRLTEKPYVVCPYCYFLSVLGFHYGSYTYQKDGESKVVTLSPHHASLEDVLALSQSFEAASIWMPAILRYRNSLTGPGLSLYVLSLGETLLSSSSHFEVLYGEFSVDNNTFRVVDVGRLPGVLLTSIAIIKYHMASWPRLIDFIARRDPGLLHRIALTLSFEVGNEYALYGILREILSLLNDDKSQEARYLAKQLDRLAEGLAMVWESGG from the coding sequence ATGGTTTGTATACTCTACACCCCTGGCCACAACCTCTACACGGACACCCTCATACTATATGGTATTGCAAGGCTACTGGCTTGGTCGGGTAAAGTGAGTGGCGAGGTAGAGAGGGTCGGCGAAAGATATGTGGTAAAAGTAGATGCTGATAATTGCCATCCCGTGAGTCAACTACCAGAGAGCATCCGGCTTGCCCTCAGGCTTCTACAGGAAGAACAGCAACAAGTATTTCTTGGCGATGAAGGCACTTTCTATTCAGATCTTTATCGGCTAGCACGTGGATCTAAAGTTGGAGAAAGTATTTTAAACAATCTCAGAATTAGAGTTGCGGCTAAAATTCTATCCAATGACGCCAATATACTTGAGAAATATGTTAGCCCAGGGCACAAGAAGCTTCAAGGGGAATTTCGAGGGAGGAAGAAGGGTCTTGTTACCCTCGTACTACCTTTGGGACCCTTGTACGGTAAGTTCTACACGTGGAGTTTAAAGCCACGTAGGTTAACGGAAAAGCCGTATGTAGTATGCCCGTACTGCTATTTTTTGAGTGTGCTGGGCTTCCACTACGGTTCGTATACGTATCAGAAGGATGGTGAAAGCAAAGTAGTGACATTATCTCCGCATCACGCCAGCCTGGAGGACGTCCTGGCCCTCTCTCAGTCATTCGAAGCAGCTTCCATTTGGATGCCCGCTATATTGCGTTATAGGAACAGTCTTACCGGGCCTGGATTATCACTCTACGTACTTTCTTTGGGTGAGACTCTTTTAAGCAGTAGCTCCCATTTCGAAGTGCTGTACGGAGAGTTCAGCGTCGATAACAACACGTTTAGAGTTGTAGATGTGGGTCGCCTGCCTGGCGTTCTCCTAACTAGCATAGCGATAATAAAGTATCACATGGCGTCCTGGCCGAGGCTTATTGATTTCATAGCAAGAAGGGACCCCGGCCTTCTACATAGAATTGCCCTAACCTTATCCTTCGAGGTTGGAAACGAGTATGCTCTATACGGTATACTCAGGGAAATACTCAGCCTACTGAACGATGATAAGTCGCAGGAGGCCAGGTATCTCGCCAAACAGCTTGATAGGCTCGCTGAAGGGCTCGCCATGGTATGGGAGAGCGGGGGCTGA
- a CDS encoding CRISPR-associated endonuclease Cas3'', which translates to MSRVACAYIIRKATGEHECCETLEEHVQRSLEVWLGRLKKCYSSAVNRIIYSQGSQTLASVLGDPVAVAIVLHDIGKAVPAYQKKRIMRGRVQYRHELVSGALSLLAIEKAADMAGIGRNDRGLYVFEVPLAVMMHHESISMGVLAGELGERFVTLSVASLMLEDYYDGELWGLERLARTVKNMGAVGDAVVDVLKILSGSPPSRKEVLIALGRLKAYSLSGDTLSRLSARARVAGILHPLVVADSIAANEGRKRCNGDGGTWIVKRALGRDSQEPAEPCLS; encoded by the coding sequence ATGAGTAGGGTGGCCTGCGCCTACATAATTCGGAAAGCTACTGGCGAGCATGAGTGCTGTGAGACGCTGGAGGAACATGTTCAGCGGTCTTTGGAAGTGTGGCTGGGGAGGCTGAAGAAATGTTATTCTAGCGCTGTTAATAGGATCATCTATAGTCAGGGATCACAAACCCTAGCCAGTGTTTTGGGAGATCCCGTGGCGGTTGCCATCGTATTACATGATATTGGGAAAGCTGTTCCAGCTTATCAGAAGAAGCGCATAATGCGCGGGCGAGTTCAGTATAGGCACGAGCTAGTGAGCGGGGCTCTATCCCTACTAGCTATAGAAAAGGCGGCGGATATGGCGGGCATAGGCCGGAATGACAGAGGTCTTTACGTTTTCGAGGTCCCCCTCGCCGTTATGATGCATCACGAATCGATTTCCATGGGCGTCCTTGCAGGGGAGTTGGGTGAAAGGTTCGTCACGCTTTCAGTGGCTAGCCTAATGCTAGAAGATTATTATGATGGAGAACTATGGGGGCTTGAGAGGCTAGCCAGGACTGTAAAGAATATGGGTGCTGTTGGTGATGCAGTAGTTGACGTACTTAAAATCCTCTCAGGGAGCCCACCGTCCCGCAAAGAGGTCCTTATTGCGTTAGGTCGGCTAAAGGCATACTCCCTTTCAGGCGACACATTATCCAGGCTATCCGCCCGCGCTAGGGTAGCAGGGATTCTACACCCACTAGTCGTGGCTGACAGCATAGCGGCAAACGAAGGTAGGAAGAGGTGTAATGGAGATGGGGGGACGTGGATAGTCAAGAGGGCTTTAGGAAGAGACAGCCAGGAGCCGGCTGAGCCGTGTCTCTCGTAA
- the cas3 gene encoding CRISPR-associated helicase Cas3' → MEYGCQPNVLKKTILKMVKRRIHVEGAKKAVNEALLNSQAKAAEEICRIAYESPGGVVFLGAPTGAGKTEVFMAPLLASFASKRPIAARGFLVEPMHSLIKAMVDRLKTSIETLGVSEDHGETVQPTFLYTAPITVTTPDTYFYGFAASRVYRILTHEGVETGRFSMPVGLQATSYTVFDEAHLVQDEVFLSPRLLSLVVAALARAGGLIVVSSATLPSYYKTVIREKLGDWRVEEVELDHTVLSPKIDVEVKNNSLEPDDVDCNVKGLVLVNTVSKSIRVYKSLKTRCSNSKVLLLHSLFKRRDKNSKIELLQKLLKEQDNGVIAVATQVLEVGVDLDFEALYTETAPIDSVIQRLGRIGRRRGRGYAIIYNAETHHPYPEKLYLKSKEIMDQLAGTYTPSIRTSSDLVNTVYERDVVDSLARLGDKLMLRALAYLESLAPLSYPPNDDLYFRPSAFIDIAILPCDIVGDGREWEPEWEEHLVRLSIPLSANERTSGWDRLTRLLSKAKEVYEVRSGPGGRRLIRASQRPKPGSTLVVCLENPEYVYNDEEGLLVSPLVGGRPRVGGKS, encoded by the coding sequence ATGGAATATGGATGCCAGCCTAACGTCCTCAAAAAGACAATCTTGAAGATGGTGAAGAGACGGATCCATGTGGAAGGTGCTAAGAAGGCTGTTAACGAAGCTCTACTAAACAGCCAGGCTAAGGCCGCCGAGGAGATTTGCAGGATAGCATATGAAAGTCCAGGAGGTGTTGTCTTTCTTGGGGCCCCTACTGGGGCCGGGAAAACAGAGGTGTTCATGGCACCCTTACTGGCTAGCTTTGCCAGTAAAAGGCCTATTGCGGCCCGGGGGTTCCTTGTTGAGCCTATGCACTCCCTAATAAAAGCCATGGTTGACAGGCTTAAGACCTCTATAGAGACTTTGGGAGTTTCTGAAGATCATGGTGAGACGGTACAGCCTACTTTCCTATATACTGCTCCCATCACCGTGACCACGCCGGACACGTACTTCTACGGTTTCGCCGCCTCCAGAGTCTACCGGATTCTAACGCATGAAGGTGTTGAGACAGGCAGGTTCTCGATGCCCGTGGGTCTGCAGGCTACTAGTTATACTGTTTTCGACGAGGCCCACCTTGTGCAGGACGAGGTGTTCCTTAGCCCCAGGCTTCTTTCACTCGTTGTAGCTGCACTAGCCAGAGCAGGTGGATTAATCGTTGTCTCCTCCGCCACACTACCAAGCTATTATAAAACGGTTATAAGGGAGAAGCTTGGTGATTGGCGAGTTGAAGAGGTTGAGCTAGATCATACTGTATTATCTCCCAAGATAGATGTAGAAGTGAAGAATAATAGTCTAGAGCCAGATGATGTAGATTGCAACGTTAAGGGGCTTGTCCTAGTAAACACTGTCTCAAAGTCGATAAGAGTCTACAAATCACTGAAGACAAGATGCAGCAACTCGAAGGTACTTTTGTTGCATTCGCTTTTCAAACGTAGAGACAAGAACAGCAAGATAGAGTTGCTACAAAAGCTACTTAAAGAGCAAGATAATGGCGTTATAGCTGTAGCCACTCAAGTCCTAGAAGTTGGGGTAGACCTTGATTTCGAAGCGCTCTATACTGAGACGGCTCCCATAGATTCTGTCATACAGAGGCTAGGCAGGATAGGTAGGAGGCGTGGCCGTGGTTACGCAATCATTTACAACGCCGAAACCCACCATCCATATCCCGAAAAGCTGTACTTAAAAAGCAAGGAGATAATGGATCAGCTGGCTGGAACCTACACACCAAGTATTAGGACCTCCTCGGATCTAGTTAATACAGTATATGAAAGAGATGTGGTAGACTCGCTAGCAAGGCTTGGAGACAAGCTAATGCTCCGAGCCCTCGCATACCTTGAGAGCCTCGCCCCCCTTTCATACCCGCCTAACGACGACTTGTACTTCCGTCCTTCAGCTTTCATAGACATAGCAATACTCCCCTGTGACATTGTGGGAGACGGTAGAGAGTGGGAGCCCGAGTGGGAAGAGCACCTAGTTAGACTATCAATACCTCTCTCTGCAAACGAGAGGACCTCGGGTTGGGACAGGCTTACTAGATTATTGAGTAAGGCGAAGGAGGTTTACGAGGTACGGAGTGGACCTGGTGGCCGGAGGCTAATTCGAGCTTCGCAGAGACCAAAGCCTGGTTCCACGCTCGTAGTCTGCCTTGAGAATCCAGAATATGTCTACAATGATGAAGAGGGGCTTCTAGTATCGCCACTTGTCGGGGGAAGGCCTAGAGTGGGGGGTAAATCATGA
- the cas5a gene encoding type I-A CRISPR-associated protein Cas5a — protein sequence MVGRKRRASMSITDGNGSLSDTVRPGDWVVVAELATPAFSVKNPESYQVASPLPLPLPSTLLGGLMRGASLLGSCTGGIASQSCIKKTGRIVKAAAPLSKPGQILGVEWEVVLRRLRKVLEPDSEEGSTRENRGNRVLDELSRISDALLRGYITPYNPVYAVFVARGRDNANRIEKALWYIDRLGDSESLVSARPVGRCQLAEFRSKSVNTPVALDSAVGGSFTVVYAPARAGRTGRTRRSEAIAIAMPVKKEAVERGYVLVYSEIEVEGSVYGCSVEGIDGRINVAVHESFHEVSGYGIWMPA from the coding sequence ATGGTGGGAAGGAAGCGTAGAGCTAGTATGTCAATAACTGACGGCAACGGATCCTTATCGGATACCGTGAGGCCTGGAGACTGGGTGGTAGTGGCCGAGCTAGCCACCCCAGCTTTTTCTGTAAAAAATCCTGAGTCTTATCAGGTGGCATCACCCCTACCCCTTCCACTGCCTTCAACACTTCTAGGGGGTCTCATGAGGGGTGCATCACTACTGGGCTCATGCACCGGCGGGATAGCGAGCCAGTCGTGTATAAAGAAGACTGGCAGGATTGTCAAGGCGGCTGCACCACTATCAAAGCCAGGCCAAATACTGGGGGTAGAGTGGGAGGTTGTGCTCCGGAGGCTCCGGAAAGTTTTAGAACCGGATTCAGAAGAGGGCTCGACAAGGGAGAATAGGGGTAATAGAGTTTTAGACGAGTTAAGTAGAATAAGTGATGCCTTATTACGAGGCTATATAACACCTTATAATCCAGTGTATGCTGTATTTGTCGCTCGGGGCAGAGATAATGCTAACAGAATTGAGAAGGCCCTATGGTACATAGATCGTCTAGGAGACAGCGAATCACTAGTATCCGCACGCCCTGTTGGGAGATGCCAGCTGGCCGAGTTTAGGTCTAAGTCGGTCAATACTCCCGTAGCTTTAGACAGTGCTGTTGGAGGGAGCTTCACCGTCGTATATGCCCCAGCTCGTGCAGGACGTACTGGCAGAACTCGGAGAAGCGAGGCCATTGCTATAGCAATGCCAGTGAAAAAAGAGGCTGTAGAACGCGGCTACGTTCTAGTCTATTCGGAGATAGAAGTTGAAGGCTCGGTATACGGATGCAGCGTTGAGGGGATCGACGGGAGGATTAATGTAGCTGTGCACGAGAGCTTCCACGAGGTGTCCGGCTATGGAATATGGATGCCAGCCTAA